GCCGCGGCTGCGCGCCTCGTAGCCGCTCAGCTCCACCGGCACGGAGTCGTCACCGGGTGCGCGCGCCGTCGCCAGCTCCGTCATGCGCGGCACCGCCTGCTCGCGAAAGAACGGATCGCCCAGCACGGCGTACTCCATGTCCCGACGCTTCGGCACGAAGCCGGCATTCTCGATGTTCCGGACGATTTCCACCTCGTCCATGCAGTAGGCGGCGCCGGCGGCCCGGACGACGTTCTCCTCGATCATCACGCTGCCCATGTCGTTGGCGCCGTAGGCGAGACTCAACTGCCCGACCTTCCCGCCCTGCGTCACCCAGGAAGCCTGCAGGTTGTCGACGTTGTCGAGGACGAGGCGGGCGAGCGCCAGGGTGCGGAGATACTCCACGCAGGTAGCGGGATCGATCCGGCGAGCGCTCGCCAGCTCCGTGTGATCCGGCTGAAAGCTCCAGGTGATGAACGCGGTAAAGCCGCCCGTCTCGTCCTGCAGCTCCCGGATCCGAAGGAGGTGCTCTATCCGTTCTTCGAGCGTCTCGACCGTGCCGTACATCATCGTCGCGGTCGTCCGGAGTCCGGCGCGATGGGCGGCCCGCATCACGGCGATCCACTCATCGGCGGTCGCCTTGCCGTCGCAGTGAAGCAACCTCCGGACCCGGTCGACCAGGATTTCGGCGCCGCCGCCGGGAATGCTGTCGAGACCGGCGGAGACCAGCCGGTCGATCACGCGCGGCACCGGCAGGTTCGACAACCGCGACAGGTGGATTACCTCGGGCGGCGAGAGCGCGTGCAGGCGGAAGCGGGGGTACCGGTCCTTGATCGCCCGGAAGAGATCCTCGTACCAGTCGAGGGGCAGGTCGGGGTTGTGTCCCCCCTGCAGCAGCAGTTGCACGCCGCCGACGGCAATCG
This genomic interval from Acidobacteriota bacterium contains the following:
- the mqnC gene encoding dehypoxanthine futalosine cyclase; the encoded protein is MTGVAAADRAAAARAAARLLDGGRIGAAEALSLYRALPTHELGALADRVRAGRHPDGIVTYIIDRNVNYTNVCVARCNFCAFYRNVGAADGYVLGFDEIFAKIDETIAVGGVQLLLQGGHNPDLPLDWYEDLFRAIKDRYPRFRLHALSPPEVIHLSRLSNLPVPRVIDRLVSAGLDSIPGGGAEILVDRVRRLLHCDGKATADEWIAVMRAAHRAGLRTTATMMYGTVETLEERIEHLLRIRELQDETGGFTAFITWSFQPDHTELASARRIDPATCVEYLRTLALARLVLDNVDNLQASWVTQGGKVGQLSLAYGANDMGSVMIEENVVRAAGAAYCMDEVEIVRNIENAGFVPKRRDMEYAVLGDPFFREQAVPRMTELATARAPGDDSVPVELSGYEARSRGGKQQRAGAP